The Marinilongibacter aquaticus genome has a window encoding:
- a CDS encoding glycoside hydrolase family 3 N-terminal domain-containing protein, which yields MTNKARLALLMASVFAFLVSFGFLPKNNHAHNPLATSDTNRQIFWADSVLQSMSLEEKIGQLFMISTYSNRNESHYSDIEEKIKKYHIGGLIFFQGDPETQAKLTNRYQAKSSVPMLIGIDAEWGLGMRLENTVSFPKQITLGAIDDANLIMEMGEEIGRQCRRMGIHINFAPVADVNTNPENPVINYRSFGESKDWVAEKASAYATGLQNMHVMAVAKHFPGHGDTDTDSHVALPVVRHTKKRLYEQELLPFKTLINKGIRGIMIGHLYVPAFESRSNTPATVSKSIVTDLLQKEMLFDGLTFTDAMNMRGITRQFSAGQAEVEAYKAGNDVLLQTSHLEEAFAKLKSGFEEGELKIEELDKHVLKILMAKYQSGLSNYQPIELEGLGEYLNDIRSSKLKLKLYRDAVTTVRSEKDLIPLKYLDTLKIASVTVSASDDNSLQEEFLKYAPIAKFSIPKPSSSKDWRDIVEQADQYNLMIVSVHDMNSLRRRNFGVSPSTIDFIEALSKKTHVIVCTFGNPYGLMLYDKFPNLICGYEDQPEAYQALAEVLFGGLSSQGKLPVTASRKAQFDSGVLTAELSRLIEDEPYKVGMYASRLERIDTIVANAIKQHTFPGCQVLVAKSGRVIFNRAYGNRRYGFDEPVSTETLYDLASMTKVSATLQAVMILNERGWLDLNLKASDYLPELKGTNKENMVIADILEHQAGLRSFEAYWTHTKDKGRFLPEYYESKPTENNLQVADGLYIKRKIRDDVWKWIIESKLSTRKDSHGGYRYLYSDLGLITMQKIVERITGQTLDQFVEQNIYQPLGMWHTLFNPLKKFKKEQIAPTEQDNIFRERQVWGTVHDPNAALLGGVAGHAGLFSNTWDLAKLYDMNMMNGWYGERQYLFPETVSHFATNFTKKSHRGIGWDKPKSGDERSDMSDMASASTFGHTGFTGTVVWVDPDNELIFIMLSNRVYPRSDNNRISQLKIRRLVHDAVYSALKEPS from the coding sequence ATGACGAATAAGGCTAGGCTTGCCCTTCTAATGGCCAGCGTATTTGCGTTTCTGGTTTCCTTTGGTTTTTTACCAAAAAATAATCACGCACACAATCCACTCGCAACTTCAGACACAAACCGACAGATCTTTTGGGCCGATAGCGTACTGCAATCGATGAGCTTGGAAGAAAAAATCGGGCAATTGTTCATGATCTCGACCTATTCCAACCGAAACGAGAGCCACTATTCCGATATCGAGGAGAAAATCAAGAAATACCACATCGGCGGACTTATCTTCTTTCAGGGTGATCCCGAAACACAAGCCAAGCTGACCAACCGATACCAGGCCAAAAGCAGCGTACCCATGCTCATCGGCATCGATGCCGAATGGGGGCTGGGCATGCGGCTGGAAAATACCGTTTCATTTCCGAAACAGATTACTTTGGGAGCCATTGACGATGCCAACCTGATTATGGAAATGGGCGAAGAAATCGGTCGGCAGTGCAGGAGAATGGGCATTCACATCAATTTTGCTCCAGTGGCCGATGTCAACACAAATCCCGAAAATCCTGTAATCAACTATCGCTCTTTTGGCGAATCGAAAGATTGGGTGGCCGAAAAGGCATCGGCCTACGCCACAGGCTTGCAAAACATGCACGTAATGGCCGTGGCCAAACATTTTCCAGGGCATGGCGATACAGATACCGATTCGCACGTAGCTTTACCTGTTGTTCGACATACCAAAAAGAGACTTTACGAGCAAGAGCTCCTGCCCTTCAAAACGCTGATAAACAAGGGCATTAGAGGCATTATGATCGGCCATTTGTATGTACCCGCTTTCGAAAGCAGAAGCAATACTCCCGCCACGGTATCCAAAAGTATTGTTACAGACCTCTTGCAAAAGGAAATGCTTTTCGACGGCCTTACTTTTACCGACGCCATGAACATGCGGGGAATTACCCGCCAATTTTCGGCAGGGCAAGCGGAAGTTGAAGCGTACAAGGCAGGCAACGATGTGTTGTTGCAAACTTCGCATCTGGAAGAAGCCTTTGCCAAACTGAAATCGGGCTTTGAAGAGGGCGAGCTGAAAATCGAAGAACTGGACAAACATGTGCTGAAAATACTGATGGCCAAATACCAATCGGGATTGAGCAATTACCAACCTATCGAGCTCGAAGGACTGGGCGAATACCTCAATGACATTCGCAGCAGCAAATTGAAACTGAAGCTCTATCGCGATGCCGTCACCACTGTACGCAGCGAAAAAGACCTGATTCCATTGAAATATTTGGACACCTTGAAAATCGCCTCGGTTACGGTGAGTGCTTCCGACGACAACAGCTTGCAGGAAGAATTTCTAAAATATGCCCCAATCGCTAAATTCAGCATTCCCAAACCGAGTAGTTCGAAAGATTGGCGTGATATTGTGGAGCAAGCGGATCAATACAATCTCATGATCGTTTCGGTACATGACATGAACAGCCTGCGTCGCCGAAACTTCGGGGTTTCACCGTCCACCATCGATTTCATCGAGGCTTTGAGCAAGAAAACGCATGTGATCGTATGCACCTTTGGAAACCCCTATGGCCTGATGCTTTACGACAAGTTCCCGAACCTGATCTGCGGCTACGAAGATCAACCCGAAGCCTACCAAGCATTGGCCGAAGTACTTTTTGGCGGACTTTCCTCCCAAGGAAAGCTTCCGGTTACCGCATCGCGAAAAGCCCAATTCGATTCGGGCGTGCTCACAGCCGAACTTTCTCGCCTCATCGAAGACGAGCCCTACAAGGTGGGCATGTACGCCAGCCGATTGGAACGCATCGATACCATTGTGGCCAATGCCATAAAACAACATACTTTTCCGGGTTGCCAAGTACTGGTGGCCAAAAGCGGACGCGTGATTTTCAATCGAGCTTATGGAAACAGACGCTATGGTTTCGACGAACCGGTAAGCACCGAAACCTTATACGATCTCGCTTCCATGACAAAAGTGAGTGCCACTTTGCAAGCCGTAATGATACTGAACGAACGCGGCTGGCTAGACCTCAACCTCAAAGCTTCGGATTACCTTCCAGAGCTGAAAGGCACCAACAAAGAAAACATGGTGATTGCCGATATTTTGGAGCACCAAGCTGGCCTTCGCTCCTTTGAAGCATACTGGACCCACACCAAAGACAAAGGCCGTTTCTTACCCGAATATTACGAGAGTAAGCCGACCGAAAACAACCTACAAGTAGCCGATGGCCTCTATATCAAACGTAAAATCCGCGACGATGTATGGAAATGGATAATCGAGTCGAAGCTTTCGACACGTAAAGACAGCCATGGCGGGTACCGCTACCTTTACAGCGATCTTGGATTGATCACGATGCAGAAAATAGTGGAACGCATCACTGGGCAGACGCTCGATCAATTCGTTGAACAAAACATCTACCAACCTTTGGGCATGTGGCATACGCTATTCAACCCTTTGAAAAAATTCAAAAAGGAGCAAATTGCCCCGACCGAGCAAGATAATATTTTCAGAGAACGGCAAGTCTGGGGCACTGTACACGATCCGAATGCGGCACTTTTAGGCGGTGTAGCCGGACATGCAGGACTTTTCAGCAATACTTGGGATTTGGCCAAACTCTACGACATGAACATGATGAACGGCTGGTACGGCGAAAGGCAATACCTTTTCCCGGAAACGGTGAGTCATTTTGCGACCAATTTCACCAAGAAAAGCCACCGCGGAATTGGCTGGGATAAACCCAAGTCTGGAGACGAGCGTTCCGATATGTCGGATATGGCCTCGGCCAGCACTTTTGGGCATACCGGATTTACCGGGACTGTAGTTTGGGTCGATCCAGACAATGAGCTGATCTTCATTATGCTCTCCAACCGGGTGTACCCGAGAAGCGACAACAACCGCATTTCTCAACTGAAAATCCGTAGACTTGTACACGACGCCGTATACAGTGCATTAAAAGAACCCAGCTGA
- a CDS encoding energy transducer TonB, translating to MGYVKFDLSKETGLEKLDGLLVWNYKREGIFVEYGSGGMPCHFRTYKNGELSGYEKIYFASGKLFKIILHEGSEYEPGGRIEKVITVYNGDGEKIVQNGEGESEEWTAKNYKEKGEYRKGLRYGVWEGFYDNGEPWYTEEYGEEGLIEGKSYDKEGKGYTYESITQSPVFKGGKKEMYRIIGDNLHYPQDAVNKGIEGRVLIKFFVDKRGHIFKKELLESLHPHLDQLAMEAVQSLDGKWKPGLYRGQAWATYFTLPIFFSLN from the coding sequence ATGGGGTATGTGAAATTCGATTTATCCAAAGAAACGGGCCTTGAGAAATTGGATGGTTTATTGGTTTGGAATTATAAGCGAGAAGGCATTTTTGTGGAATACGGTTCGGGAGGTATGCCCTGTCATTTCAGAACGTACAAGAATGGTGAGTTGTCGGGTTATGAAAAGATTTACTTTGCCAGTGGAAAACTTTTTAAAATCATATTGCATGAGGGAAGTGAGTACGAACCGGGTGGTCGTATCGAAAAGGTAATCACGGTTTATAATGGAGATGGGGAAAAGATTGTGCAGAATGGTGAAGGTGAATCGGAAGAATGGACGGCGAAAAATTACAAAGAAAAGGGGGAGTATCGAAAAGGTTTAAGGTATGGAGTTTGGGAGGGCTTTTATGATAATGGAGAGCCTTGGTATACAGAAGAGTATGGAGAAGAGGGTTTGATTGAAGGGAAATCGTATGATAAAGAAGGGAAGGGGTATACGTATGAAAGTATTACGCAATCTCCAGTTTTCAAAGGGGGGAAGAAGGAAATGTACCGTATAATTGGGGACAATTTACATTACCCCCAAGATGCTGTCAATAAGGGTATAGAAGGCCGTGTGTTGATCAAGTTCTTTGTGGATAAGAGAGGTCATATATTTAAAAAGGAGCTTTTAGAGTCTTTGCATCCTCATTTAGATCAGTTGGCTATGGAGGCTGTTCAGTCATTGGATGGCAAATGGAAGCCTGGGTTGTATAGAGGGCAGGCTTGGGCTACTTATTTTACGCTCCCGATATTTTTCAGCTTAAATTAA
- a CDS encoding MFS transporter, translating into MSSKEKRLLFILASVNFTHIVDFMILMPLGPQLMSIFGIDAQEFGFVVACYGLSAAFSGFGLAFFADRFDRKKVLLFAYIGFVMGTFACAFSPSYRILLIARTITGIFGGMINSQVMSIVADTFGYERRASAMGIIMTAFAVASVVGVPGGLYLTNEFGWHAPFFAIGGLGLIITALVVFFVPNVRDHLENGSPQSANFEVIRNILKDRNQLRALGLSMFIMLGSFSVIPYVSPTLVSNIGYSQEDIYLIYLTGGILTIFTAPLLGKLADKKGKYFVFALFALMSFVPIYFITNMFPAPLYVILAISGLFFITNNGRMIPTQAMVTGVVTPKQRGGFMAVNSSVQLMSQAIATSIGGAILVQRDNGYLDHYAWVGFFSMAMIISSILIAKKVKNVE; encoded by the coding sequence ATGAGTTCAAAAGAAAAGCGGCTACTTTTCATTCTAGCCAGTGTCAATTTCACGCACATCGTCGATTTCATGATACTGATGCCACTGGGGCCGCAGTTGATGAGCATTTTCGGGATTGACGCCCAAGAGTTCGGTTTTGTGGTGGCCTGCTACGGACTTTCCGCTGCATTTTCGGGCTTCGGCTTGGCTTTTTTTGCCGATCGGTTCGACAGGAAAAAAGTACTGCTCTTCGCGTATATAGGATTTGTGATGGGCACCTTTGCCTGTGCATTTTCGCCCAGCTATCGCATTTTACTGATTGCTCGCACCATTACCGGGATTTTCGGCGGTATGATAAACTCGCAAGTGATGTCTATAGTCGCCGATACGTTTGGATATGAGCGTAGGGCTTCGGCCATGGGAATCATCATGACCGCCTTTGCCGTAGCTTCTGTGGTGGGTGTTCCGGGTGGTTTGTATTTAACCAACGAATTTGGTTGGCATGCTCCCTTTTTCGCCATTGGTGGATTGGGCCTGATCATTACCGCATTGGTGGTCTTTTTTGTGCCCAATGTGAGAGACCACCTCGAAAACGGTTCTCCACAATCGGCCAATTTTGAAGTGATCCGCAACATTTTGAAAGACCGCAATCAGTTGAGAGCTTTAGGGCTTTCGATGTTCATCATGTTAGGCTCTTTCAGTGTGATTCCCTATGTTTCGCCCACATTGGTTTCGAATATCGGCTACAGCCAAGAAGACATTTATTTGATCTACCTCACCGGCGGGATATTGACAATTTTCACGGCTCCCTTATTGGGCAAATTGGCTGACAAGAAAGGAAAATACTTTGTTTTTGCCCTTTTTGCCTTGATGTCTTTTGTGCCCATCTATTTTATCACGAACATGTTTCCCGCCCCGCTTTATGTCATTCTCGCCATCTCGGGATTGTTTTTCATTACCAACAATGGCCGGATGATCCCCACACAAGCGATGGTCACTGGCGTAGTGACACCCAAGCAGCGTGGCGGATTTATGGCCGTCAACTCTTCCGTTCAACTCATGTCTCAAGCCATTGCCACAAGCATAGGCGGAGCCATTTTGGTGCAAAGAGACAACGGCTATTTGGACCATTACGCTTGGGTTGGTTTTTTCTCGATGGCGATGATCATTTCCAGTATACTGATCGCAAAAAAAGTAAAGAATGTAGAATAG
- a CDS encoding sugar porter family MFS transporter: protein MNKNTFLYFIAAVAATGGLLFGFDTGVINVALPSLREQFALSPTQESTVVSAVLFGALFGPVLSGILTDLLGRKKINLLASIIFVVGSILAALASSVAMLIVGRLFLGLAIGIVSATIPLYLAELSPKEKRGQLVTFFQLAITLGILLSYVVGYWFQHTEAAWRAMFWAGFIPAMMLFIGMLLVPESPRWLLFKGREEEAIAALNKLRDEDVVAQELQEIRLTLQKEAKNKSSWKDLFSKKLRTPLLIVCLIFGIQQFSGINAIIYFSTDIFKDMFNDTQATLATVGVGIVNTLATIFGMRFLDKWGRKPMLYTGLLGTAICLATVGLAFYFKSSLPDGLRQAMLIGGIYVYIIFFAISLGPLGWLLTSEIFPLKIRGFASSFGSLNHWFFDMLVAFSFPLMRATSLGENGGIFGIYMLVVLLGLLFAKYMVFETKGLSLEDIEKRYE, encoded by the coding sequence ATGAATAAAAATACTTTTCTCTACTTCATTGCTGCTGTTGCAGCTACTGGAGGTCTTCTTTTCGGATTCGACACTGGCGTAATCAATGTGGCATTGCCCTCTCTTCGCGAGCAATTTGCCTTGAGCCCTACACAAGAAAGCACCGTGGTGAGTGCCGTTTTGTTCGGAGCCTTGTTCGGCCCTGTACTTTCGGGTATACTAACCGATTTGCTCGGAAGAAAAAAAATCAACCTGTTGGCTTCGATCATTTTTGTGGTCGGCTCTATTTTAGCCGCATTGGCCAGTTCTGTGGCCATGCTCATAGTTGGTCGCCTTTTTCTGGGCTTGGCCATCGGGATCGTGTCCGCCACTATACCCTTATACCTTGCCGAACTCTCGCCGAAAGAAAAACGTGGACAACTGGTCACTTTTTTCCAACTGGCCATTACTTTGGGCATCTTGCTTTCTTATGTCGTTGGCTACTGGTTCCAACACACTGAAGCCGCTTGGCGGGCAATGTTTTGGGCGGGCTTTATTCCGGCTATGATGCTTTTTATAGGTATGCTTTTAGTTCCGGAATCGCCGCGTTGGCTACTTTTCAAAGGCCGCGAAGAAGAAGCCATTGCCGCACTGAACAAGTTGCGTGACGAGGATGTGGTTGCACAAGAGCTGCAAGAAATAAGACTGACATTGCAAAAAGAAGCCAAGAATAAAAGCAGCTGGAAAGACCTTTTCAGCAAAAAATTACGCACACCTTTACTTATTGTTTGCTTGATTTTTGGAATACAACAGTTTTCGGGGATCAATGCCATCATTTATTTCTCGACAGACATCTTCAAAGACATGTTCAACGATACGCAGGCTACTTTGGCCACAGTAGGCGTGGGCATTGTCAATACCTTGGCCACCATTTTCGGCATGCGTTTTTTGGATAAGTGGGGACGCAAACCGATGCTGTATACCGGTCTTTTGGGCACGGCAATTTGTTTGGCCACAGTAGGTTTGGCCTTCTATTTTAAAAGTAGCCTGCCCGATGGCCTACGCCAAGCTATGCTCATCGGCGGGATTTATGTCTACATCATATTCTTTGCCATTAGCCTTGGGCCTTTGGGCTGGCTGCTGACTTCCGAAATTTTCCCGCTTAAAATTCGCGGCTTCGCTTCAAGTTTCGGCAGTTTGAATCACTGGTTTTTCGATATGCTTGTCGCTTTCTCATTCCCCTTGATGCGGGCCACTTCTTTGGGCGAAAACGGAGGAATTTTCGGCATTTACATGCTGGTTGTGCTCTTGGGCTTACTTTTTGCAAAATACATGGTTTTTGAAACCAAGGGCTTGAGCTTGGAAGACATAGAAAAACGCTACGAGTAG
- a CDS encoding 3-oxoacyl-ACP synthase III family protein → MGAILSGTGSALPKDAIRNDYFLDWSFYDKSGSPISKPGEAVIENLERISGIKERRYIGKEQESMSILMEAAQKAIADAGVDKENIDGIIVAHNAGNMLECRQSVFSTVPNLAALLKNRLGIANHHCPAYDILFGCPGWVEACIQANRLIQAGEATHVLVCGLEVASRFLDKHDMDSMLMGDGCGAAVFSANADSSKGILSTATFSHAREDVDFIRLGDSLNPEAPKDLTFKMSGKDVYRYATTWLPQVIAEALNKVNLTPKDIDLFFFHQANAKMLEAIAFNLMKMYGQEHEDFAKKIPISIHFTGNTSVATVPTLLDLVRQGHFPNFKINNGQKLVFASVGAGMHCNAIVYQN, encoded by the coding sequence ATGGGAGCAATATTATCTGGGACGGGATCGGCCCTGCCGAAAGATGCCATAAGAAACGATTACTTTTTGGATTGGAGCTTTTATGACAAAAGCGGCAGCCCCATTTCTAAACCCGGCGAGGCGGTCATCGAAAACCTTGAACGCATCTCGGGAATAAAAGAAAGACGGTACATTGGCAAAGAGCAAGAGAGCATGAGCATACTCATGGAAGCCGCTCAAAAAGCCATTGCCGATGCGGGAGTCGACAAGGAAAACATTGATGGAATAATAGTCGCTCACAATGCGGGCAATATGCTCGAATGCCGACAAAGCGTGTTCAGCACGGTGCCCAATTTAGCTGCATTGCTGAAAAACAGGCTGGGAATAGCCAATCACCACTGCCCTGCTTACGACATACTCTTTGGTTGCCCCGGTTGGGTTGAAGCCTGTATTCAGGCCAACCGCCTGATCCAAGCAGGTGAAGCCACACATGTGCTGGTCTGCGGACTTGAAGTGGCTTCTCGTTTTCTCGACAAACACGACATGGACTCCATGCTCATGGGCGACGGTTGCGGAGCCGCCGTTTTCTCGGCCAATGCAGATTCGAGCAAAGGCATTCTTTCTACGGCCACCTTTTCGCACGCCCGCGAGGATGTGGATTTCATTCGCTTGGGCGATTCCCTCAATCCCGAAGCCCCAAAAGACCTTACTTTTAAAATGAGCGGAAAGGATGTGTACCGCTACGCCACCACTTGGCTTCCCCAGGTTATTGCCGAAGCCCTGAACAAAGTAAACCTTACGCCAAAAGACATCGACCTCTTCTTTTTCCATCAAGCCAATGCGAAAATGCTCGAGGCCATTGCTTTCAATTTGATGAAAATGTACGGGCAGGAACACGAAGATTTTGCCAAGAAAATCCCGATAAGCATCCATTTTACGGGCAATACTTCAGTGGCCACTGTGCCCACTCTTTTGGACCTTGTAAGGCAAGGGCATTTCCCCAATTTCAAAATCAACAATGGACAAAAATTGGTTTTTGCCTCTGTTGGAGCGGGAATGCATTGCAATGCCATCGTGTATCAAAATTGA
- a CDS encoding LutC/YkgG family protein, which translates to MSSREEILDQLKAQRKATERKPRPAFDTAYLGDPVVQFKNIIGVLHGQVIEVNGEEEIVDFVRNKFAGKRVINNTKLVGFEESNWRESDPHELEDVEFTLVETPVAVAENGAIWMQDDLMGQRVSPFICQYLGVIVRKEKIVPTLPQAYEILGSPNSGFGAFIAGPSKTADIEQSLVTGAHGPRDIFVFVI; encoded by the coding sequence ATGAGCAGCAGAGAAGAGATTCTTGATCAATTGAAAGCCCAGCGTAAGGCTACAGAAAGAAAACCGAGACCGGCTTTTGATACCGCTTACTTGGGCGACCCTGTTGTACAGTTCAAAAACATTATTGGCGTACTGCACGGGCAGGTGATCGAGGTGAACGGCGAGGAGGAAATAGTGGATTTTGTAAGGAATAAATTTGCAGGAAAACGCGTGATCAACAACACCAAGCTTGTCGGTTTCGAGGAATCGAATTGGCGTGAAAGCGATCCACATGAGCTTGAAGATGTAGAGTTCACTTTGGTCGAAACTCCTGTGGCCGTGGCAGAGAATGGAGCCATTTGGATGCAAGATGATTTGATGGGCCAGAGGGTAAGCCCCTTCATTTGCCAGTATTTGGGCGTGATTGTCCGCAAGGAAAAAATTGTGCCCACTTTACCGCAGGCCTATGAAATTCTTGGATCGCCAAACAGTGGTTTTGGAGCATTCATTGCGGGCCCTTCCAAAACGGCCGATATTGAGCAATCTTTGGTGACGGGAGCACATGGCCCCCGCGATATTTTTGTTTTTGTGATTTGA
- a CDS encoding lactate utilization protein B, with the protein MNTQDHAVLAKKLIDDTERTNWHNKALWWVRSNRDKAAFGIPDWEMLRETASGIKDFVLENLYDLLLEFEGNLLANGVQVHWAADDKEHNEIVHGILRKHAVKKLVKSKSMLTEDCHMNQYLEQRGIEVIDTDLGERIIQLRHEPPSHIVSPAIHLKREDISETFHEKLGTEKGNIDPQYLTESARQSLRNDFLTADAALTGVNFAIAETGEFVVCTNEGNADMGAHLAPVHIACMGLEKVIPKRADLGIFLRLLARSSTGQAITTYSSHFRKPREGQEMHVVIVDHGRSRHLAKPDFKNGLKCIRCAACMNTCPVYRRSGGHSYHNTVPGPIGSILSPNTDLEKFGDLPFASTLCGACSNVCPVKINIHEQLYAWRQVIVKAGFADSKKKIGLQAMNFVLSNPKVFALGGAVGRKVMKAFPKVVNNKMNPWYTSREMPSVPDTSFRQWYKENRDKQ; encoded by the coding sequence ATGAATACGCAAGATCATGCCGTGCTGGCCAAAAAGCTAATCGACGATACCGAGCGTACCAATTGGCACAACAAAGCCCTTTGGTGGGTGCGGTCGAATAGAGACAAAGCTGCTTTCGGAATTCCCGACTGGGAAATGCTGAGAGAAACGGCTTCTGGAATTAAAGATTTTGTGCTCGAAAATTTATACGATCTGCTCTTGGAGTTTGAGGGCAATCTCTTGGCCAACGGAGTGCAGGTGCATTGGGCAGCCGACGACAAAGAACACAACGAGATTGTACACGGCATTTTGCGAAAACATGCGGTGAAAAAACTGGTGAAAAGCAAGTCGATGCTCACCGAAGACTGCCACATGAACCAGTACCTCGAACAAAGAGGTATAGAGGTGATCGATACCGATTTGGGCGAACGAATCATTCAGCTTCGCCACGAACCACCCAGCCATATTGTGTCTCCAGCAATTCACTTGAAAAGAGAAGATATCAGCGAGACTTTCCACGAAAAACTGGGAACCGAAAAAGGAAATATCGATCCGCAATATCTGACAGAATCGGCTCGCCAAAGCCTTAGAAATGATTTTTTGACGGCCGACGCGGCTTTAACCGGCGTGAACTTCGCCATTGCCGAAACAGGCGAATTTGTGGTGTGTACTAATGAGGGCAATGCTGATATGGGAGCCCATTTGGCCCCAGTGCACATTGCCTGCATGGGATTGGAAAAGGTGATCCCCAAACGGGCCGATTTGGGTATTTTTCTGAGACTTCTGGCCCGCAGCAGTACGGGGCAGGCCATTACAACCTACAGTAGCCATTTCAGGAAGCCCAGAGAAGGACAAGAGATGCATGTGGTGATTGTGGATCATGGAAGAAGCCGACATTTGGCGAAGCCCGATTTTAAAAATGGTTTGAAATGCATACGTTGTGCGGCTTGTATGAACACTTGCCCTGTGTATCGTCGCAGCGGTGGGCATTCGTATCACAATACCGTGCCGGGGCCTATTGGCTCTATTCTTTCGCCCAATACCGATTTGGAAAAGTTTGGCGACTTGCCTTTTGCCAGTACACTTTGTGGAGCTTGCAGCAATGTGTGTCCCGTGAAGATCAATATCCATGAGCAATTGTATGCTTGGCGACAGGTAATTGTGAAAGCAGGGTTTGCCGATTCTAAAAAGAAGATTGGTTTGCAAGCAATGAATTTCGTGCTTTCGAACCCGAAAGTTTTTGCACTGGGCGGAGCCGTTGGCCGGAAAGTAATGAAGGCATTTCCGAAAGTGGTCAACAATAAAATGAACCCTTGGTATACCTCGCGTGAAATGCCGAGTGTGCCGGATACGAGTTTTAGGCAATGGTATAAGGAAAACAGAGATAAGCAATGA
- a CDS encoding (Fe-S)-binding protein: protein MRVGLYVPCYIDQFYPQVGIATLELLEKQGCEVVFNPQQTCCGQPMANSGFQHLTHKLDVQNNSLFAGCECVVCPSGSCTLHLKEHVFSQDLPVYELSEFLVDVLKVENLHASFPFRVGIHQSCHGLRGLHLAKSSELVDEPYSKIGTLLDQVKGLELRIPEKVDECCGFGGTFAVNEEPVSAKMGQDKCAEFEQADVDYITSADMSCLMHIEGIIKRKGQAKMKVIHLAEILNSQI from the coding sequence ATGCGAGTTGGCTTATATGTTCCCTGTTACATCGATCAGTTTTATCCTCAAGTGGGTATCGCCACTTTGGAGTTGCTCGAAAAGCAAGGTTGCGAAGTGGTTTTTAATCCTCAACAAACCTGCTGCGGCCAGCCGATGGCCAATTCGGGTTTTCAACATTTGACCCATAAATTGGATGTGCAGAACAATTCGCTTTTTGCGGGCTGCGAATGTGTGGTTTGTCCGTCGGGAAGTTGCACCTTGCATTTGAAAGAGCATGTTTTTTCGCAAGATTTACCAGTGTACGAGCTCAGCGAATTTTTGGTGGATGTGCTGAAAGTCGAGAATTTGCACGCTTCCTTTCCGTTTCGCGTGGGCATTCATCAGAGCTGCCACGGGTTGCGGGGCTTGCATTTGGCCAAAAGCTCAGAATTGGTCGATGAGCCCTATTCCAAAATTGGGACGCTCTTGGACCAAGTGAAGGGTCTAGAATTAAGAATTCCTGAAAAGGTGGACGAATGCTGTGGTTTTGGAGGAACATTTGCCGTAAACGAAGAACCCGTTTCGGCCAAAATGGGACAAGACAAGTGTGCGGAATTCGAGCAAGCCGATGTCGATTATATCACTTCTGCAGATATGTCCTGCTTGATGCACATCGAGGGCATTATTAAAAGGAAAGGCCAGGCCAAAATGAAAGTGATTCATTTGGCCGAAATCTTAAACAGTCAAATTTAA